GGCTTTGTAACTCTAAACCTGATAGCTTTTGCTCATCCATATTGGTAAAAATAAGGTTTTGATCACGCTCAATCACATTTTTGGTTTTGTTGTAGTAATAGGCGAGCTTAATGTCAGCATTGCGCGCTGTGCTGAACCAATCGCGCATGTCATAGACATAGCCCACTTCATAGTTAAAAGCGTGTTCAGGTTTGATTGCTTGATATGGCAACATGGCAGAAAAACCGACAGTGCTTTCAAACAAACTTGGTAAACGATATTCCTCTGCATAGCGTGCATAGATTCTGCTATTTGGCGTAAGGTGAATTGAGGCGCCTAATTGCGGTGCCCAGCCGCTATCTTTAACTTTATCGGCAGACTCAACCGGAACTTGGTCTACCACTGACATAAAGTTCCCGCCAGTTACGACGTACTTTTGTCCAGAGGCATTGAGCTGGTTTAAAGGATTATCGGCAAGCGACAATTGCCCATTCGCATCTGCTTTCCAGCTCAGCGTATTTTTCTGTGACCAGATCATGCTATACAAATTGCTCTCTGACGCAGGCACAGTGTCGAGCTGCCCATCCCAATCAGGATTTTTTGTGGCATAGCGCTGTTTTAAAATATTGATTAAACGCTGCTGAGTCGAGGTGTAACTCTCAGGCATGGTCTGATATTCAAAGGTATATTCTTTAAGTCTACTTTTTTTGGTAAACAGCGGATTTAAACTCGGGTCAATCTCGCTCTGCAAAGACTTATTTAAAAAGTCATCAACAGCCCAATACGAACGATAACGCATGCCCGCATCAAAACTTAACCAAGACAACGGTCTATAATTAAAGTTAAAGTCGAACGTTTTTTCCTCACGGCGCCCTGCTCGTGGCAGTGCCTGATAGAGCGAATAACTTGGGCCAAATTCGCCATATATATCATCGGACGTTAGTTTTTCTTTTAAGAAACTTCCACCGAGCGTCAAATCAAGCTGGTCTAACAAACGGGTTTTATTACTGACCGTAATGCCTTTACGCGTATTGTCAGAATGGCTTATCGCCGTGTTAATAATGGTGTTATCTCGAAAATCGATTGTGGTTGGCCATCCACCACGTGTGTATGTCTGGCTTTCGGTGTCGGTTTGCCAAATGTTGGCATAGAAATCAACCCAGCGATTATTCTCAGGCTTAAACTTATATTCGAGGCTATAGGCTTTAGAGTGAATATTGCTTAAAGGCCACTGCGGAACCCCTAAGTCAGGCGTAATGCCCCAAACAATACGAGATGGCATAATTTCACCAAAAATATTTTTGGTATCTCGGTAAGTCAGTTTAAGAGTCTGGTTATCGGTTGGACGATAGGTCCCTTTTAATAACCACGACTCCATATGACTTGAAGTGTTGGGAACTTCATCGCCCGGTTGATAGGCATAGGCAAAGTAAGGAATAAAATCGAGGCTGCTGTCTGGTGTCGCTCGTTTATAGTAGCCCGCGCCATGTGTGCCCGAAAAATAATTGCCGCGCTCACGTACTGCATAAACTGCCAGTAAATCGAATTTATCTTGCTTGGTGGCAATTGCCAGTCGGCCCGCTAAGTCATCGCCCGAGAAATTAGAGTTATCACTTCTGGTACGGTTCTTTTTATAGATATCGGGGTCATATTTAGCCCCATTCATGTCGATCCAAGGCGTTGTGTCATCGTAGTTTTGACCCACTCTACTCATGTCTGGCAAAGACGGATCAATTGAGTTGGTTGAACCTTCTACTTTTAACTCGGCACCAAAAGACTTACCCGGACGAACAATATCATCGGCCTCTAGCGTTTTAACGACTACACCGCCGCCCACAGAAGTCGTGGTATTGCGCTCTAAAGATGGGCCTTTAATGACTTCAATGCCCGCAATCAGATTGGGGTCGATATAGTTTCGGTTGTTTACCCCGTTGTAACCACGCCACACGGCAATCGACTGTTCGGTGCCATCAATGGTTAAAGGCACACGGCCAACACCCTGCACACCACGTACACTTGGGTCGAGCGCGCCACTATTACGGGCATCGCCGCTATAGACTCCCACCATGCCTTGTAAAACATCGGCAGGGTTAGTTCCTTTAAAGCGTTCGACATAGTCTTTGCCCGCATAGACCGAAGAACGGTTTGCGTCATAAACTTTGTTATAGCCTTCTGTGTCACGGTCTTCTTTGCCGTACACCACAATTGGCGTAAGTCGTACCGATGCATCTTCTTCAATTACGGCACTACTTGGCGGCAGGCTAGCGGCCTGAACCTTAGATGAACTTACCCGAGGCGTAGATTTTTTGCTGAGTGTGTAGCCCTGCCCAACCTTTACAGCATTAAATTCGGTTGATTTTAAAAGCTGCTCAAAACCTTGCTCGACAGCAAAATTGCCTTTTAAGCCTAGGCTATGCAACCCTTGGAGTTGCTGAGCATCCATTGCAATTGAAGTACCCGATTGTTCGGCAAACTGATTCAGTACGTTAGCAAGGCGACCAGCAGGAATGTTATAGCTTTTAACTCCGGCTGTTTGTGCATAGGCCTGCTGCATAGGCAGCGTAACAAGTCCACCCATCGACACAGCATGTATCGCAAACGCCAGTGTTGAAAATCGAAAAATCGATCGATTCCGCTTTTGCCCCGTTCCCACTTTTTTCATTTGCCCCGCCCCAGTAAATCGTAATAAGAATCATTTAATACAACTAATTAAAATGATCCATATTTATTGCTTCTACTTACTATGACGAACGACTTTCAAAAAAGTGGAACCTAAAATCGAAAATAAATTTAATTTTTTATTATTTTAAAGAAACCATGACCACAAACGGTGTGATTTGCTTAATTTTCAGGTCAGGAAAAACCGTAGCCAAAAGCTTAAGCGATTCTGTAGTTTGGTCTAAAGGCAACACAGCATTGACCCGCACATGTTGCAACGCCGCATCATTAAAAATAATTTTGCCTTTGTAGTTGCGGTCTAGCTCTTGTAGTACTTGATTCAGCGGCAGATTTTCTACCATAAGCTGATGCTTTTGCCATTTTTGCTGTTCGTTATAAACATTCAGTGCAGGCAGTTTTTGTACGCCATTTTTGTCCATTTTAATGGCTTGCCCTGCTTCAACAATCGCCTGACGAGTCGCATGTAATTGGAGCGTTTTAACCTGTGTAGCTTCTACTTTTACCTTTGAGTGCAACATTTTGAGTTCGGTTGCCGAAGGGTCATAACTGACGCTAAAAGCTGTGCCGAGTGCCTGAATTTGCCCATGACTGGTTTTGACCAAAAAAGGTCTGGTCTTATCTTTAGCAACATCGACATAAATTTGACCTTGCACCAACTCAACCACTCGCTGGTTGGTTTTAAAATCAAGATTGACTGCGCTTTTGCCACGTAAAATTAAACGTGAGCCGTCTGGTAAGGTTTGCGTAGTCCACTGCCCCGATTGCCCGTGTATGTCGGCCGTAACATAGGCCACGGTGGTGTCAGTTAAATAAAATAACGCCCCACTCATGGCAACAAAGACAACCGCAAAAGCTGTTCCTGCACGTAAATGTTTATAGGCTTTGCCTGAGTTTAGACCAGCCTTAAGGGCAACCTTGGTGACTTTTTTATGTCCGCTGGTTTGAGAAAGTTTTTGAATTGAACCTATACACTGTTCAATATCGGCAGCCACTTGGCGGTGTTGCTCACTGGTTTTTTTCCACTCTTCAAATTTTTGATTGGCGGTTTTTCGTGAGCTTTCATCATCCGAACTCAGTTGAACAATCCAA
This region of Acinetobacter sp. XS-4 genomic DNA includes:
- a CDS encoding FecR domain-containing protein, which gives rise to MAMDKSKHHQLVEEAAHWIVQLSSDDESSRKTANQKFEEWKKTSEQHRQVAADIEQCIGSIQKLSQTSGHKKVTKVALKAGLNSGKAYKHLRAGTAFAVVFVAMSGALFYLTDTTVAYVTADIHGQSGQWTTQTLPDGSRLILRGKSAVNLDFKTNQRVVELVQGQIYVDVAKDKTRPFLVKTSHGQIQALGTAFSVSYDPSATELKMLHSKVKVEATQVKTLQLHATRQAIVEAGQAIKMDKNGVQKLPALNVYNEQQKWQKHQLMVENLPLNQVLQELDRNYKGKIIFNDAALQHVRVNAVLPLDQTTESLKLLATVFPDLKIKQITPFVVMVSLK
- a CDS encoding TonB-dependent receptor, with protein sequence MKKVGTGQKRNRSIFRFSTLAFAIHAVSMGGLVTLPMQQAYAQTAGVKSYNIPAGRLANVLNQFAEQSGTSIAMDAQQLQGLHSLGLKGNFAVEQGFEQLLKSTEFNAVKVGQGYTLSKKSTPRVSSSKVQAASLPPSSAVIEEDASVRLTPIVVYGKEDRDTEGYNKVYDANRSSVYAGKDYVERFKGTNPADVLQGMVGVYSGDARNSGALDPSVRGVQGVGRVPLTIDGTEQSIAVWRGYNGVNNRNYIDPNLIAGIEVIKGPSLERNTTTSVGGGVVVKTLEADDIVRPGKSFGAELKVEGSTNSIDPSLPDMSRVGQNYDDTTPWIDMNGAKYDPDIYKKNRTRSDNSNFSGDDLAGRLAIATKQDKFDLLAVYAVRERGNYFSGTHGAGYYKRATPDSSLDFIPYFAYAYQPGDEVPNTSSHMESWLLKGTYRPTDNQTLKLTYRDTKNIFGEIMPSRIVWGITPDLGVPQWPLSNIHSKAYSLEYKFKPENNRWVDFYANIWQTDTESQTYTRGGWPTTIDFRDNTIINTAISHSDNTRKGITVSNKTRLLDQLDLTLGGSFLKEKLTSDDIYGEFGPSYSLYQALPRAGRREEKTFDFNFNYRPLSWLSFDAGMRYRSYWAVDDFLNKSLQSEIDPSLNPLFTKKSRLKEYTFEYQTMPESYTSTQQRLINILKQRYATKNPDWDGQLDTVPASESNLYSMIWSQKNTLSWKADANGQLSLADNPLNQLNASGQKYVVTGGNFMSVVDQVPVESADKVKDSGWAPQLGASIHLTPNSRIYARYAEEYRLPSLFESTVGFSAMLPYQAIKPEHAFNYEVGYVYDMRDWFSTARNADIKLAYYYNKTKNVIERDQNLIFTNMDEQKLSGLELQSRFDNGGFFTDLSVAYNLKNEVCDTNSAINKMILGGTVQTEQGLEFREPYQRCVDDGFPNGYLVTMATPELSFHGLLGARFFDEKLELGARATFYKAYESPLRKNNDASVNKGYYLNVPLAWDDTWIFDAYARYQVDNYNTVEFVGSNLSNQFYIDPLTRSAMAAPGRTMKISWTTKF